TTTTGAAACGTCGTTAACGTTGATAATATTGGAAACCACCATCCCCGATTGGATTTGGCTTGTATCAACCCGCGATCCTTGTCTTGAAGCTGGGGTTATTTGTATTTTAACAGGTGTTAAAATTTCAATTCCGTTTCCGTCACCACCAGCAACTAAAAAATGAGCCAAAAACTTACTGCCATTGTGAACAACGGTAAGAACACGATCCCTATTAGGGAATTTTAAATTTGTATTGATGATGAGAGCTTTATTTTTTAAGGCAATGATCTTGACCGGAAGTTCTTTTTCCGAATTAATAATGTATGCAGGGAGTTTACCGAATAATGCGGTAATAACCTTTAAAATACCTTCCGGATCTTTGATTTCCTTATCCATAATCAACCGTGAAGTTTATGAAGCAACATCGTTCGCTTAATGTCCACCAAAGTTTTAGCTCCAGTAACACTCATTGATTGTTTTAGTTCTTCAGAATATTTTTGTAATAGAAAACGAATCCCTGCTTCTTCACCACCAACAAGCGAAATGGCAACAGGCCTTCCAAGAAGAACTGCATCAGCCCCTAAAGCCAACATTTTAAAAACATCCATCCCGGAACGAATGCCTCCATCCACAAGCAGTGGAATTTTACCCTTAACCGCTTCGGCAATTTTCGGTAAAACTCGTGCTGTTCCAGGCATTCCATCCAAAACCCTTCCTCCATGATTCGATACCACGATGGCAGAAAACCCACCTTCTAAAGCTAATTTCGCATCTTCCGGGTTCATAACACCTTTGAGGATAAACGGTAACTTTGTTTTTTCTTTAAGTTTGATCAAACGTTCCAAAGGCCTGGTAATGCTTGATAAATTCTTTTGCACCATTGTTTTAAAATTTACCGCATCAATGTCCATTCCCAGAGCGAACACTCCGTCCGCTTCTGCTTGTTTGAATCGATCCACTAACATGGATTCATCTTCCCTTGGTTTACAGATGAATATTCCTTTTCCAGATGCCTTTTTTAGGGCTTCTAACATAATTTTATATTTTTCTGGGGAAGCACCATCACCAAGCCAAGCAAGACTTCCATTTTGAACAAAGGACCGAACGACGAGATTGGCATAATCGGCATCTGTCATCACAAAGTTCATGTTGGTTCCGACTCCTGTCATAGGAGCGGCCATAATTGGTGTTTTTAAATCATAACCCAAAAACTGAGTTTGGATTTCAGGAAATACATGGTTTCGGATGTATCCCGGCACAATCGAATATTCGGAAAGAGCAACGCTATTGTCATGGAAGGTATCCATACGACCCACCCCACCCATTCCAGGAATTCCCGAGGCACAATTGCTTCCGTCACACTGTTTGCAAACCCAACAAATATCTTTTCCAAACCGAATTCGTGCTTGGTCTCCTATTTCTTTTTCGGTAATCGAAAATTGTTCATCCACTTCGAATCTGATAGTTTCTTTTACTTTTTCAAAAACAAGATTTGCTTCTTTCAAATTGTCAGCAACGATGATAACATGCCCAGACTTATCAATGTTATTTGTAGGTTCTTTAATAATATCACCTGGTTTTGATTGGATAAAAACCTCTGACACTCCATCGATTTTTTTAGTTTCCTCCACCCCTCCAATCGAAACAAGTTTTCCAGGTTTAGAAAGTAACGAACGTTCGATGGAAACGCGACTAATCACTGGATCCAAATTATCTGGAGTTTCACCCAGAGAAATCAATAAAGCTGCTCGGTTTAAGTTCACACCTGTGGATAAAGGGTAAGTAAACGCAGACATAAAACCACCAGAAAGTCTTGCTGCGATTTCCCCAATTTTGACTCCCTCTTTTGTAACCTTAATGTCTCCTTTACCTGCCCCAAGATGAATTCCGAGAGCCCGCATCCCTCCAGCCATCACTCGTTCCACTTCATCCAAAACTTCCTTGGGCATCGCCGAAGGCATGTTATGCCCTACTTCAATAAAATACGGTTCCCGTTCGATGATCCTGTCCGCAATCCCAGTCATTCGAATTTGGCCTTGAAATGCCAAAGCATCTACGGAAAGTTCAGGCCCTTCCATATACTCTTCTAAAATCAATTCTCCAGTAGGACAAAACTTTTTGGCATGACGGAAGGCATTGGTAAGGTCATCCTTATGATTGACCTTGATGACCCCACGAGCTCCCATATTATCTGCCGGTTTCATGACAAGCGGAAAGGTCAACGAGTCCAGAGCATCTTTAGCATCTTGCAAAGACCATACAGCTGCAAAACGAGGAATTGGCATTCCGAACTCTTTTAGTCTTTGTCGCATCTTCACTTTATTAGATGCTGCTTCTGCATCTACAAATCGGATTCCTGGAAGTTGTAAGGCGGAAGCCACAGCAGCAACCGTCATACTCGCATCGGTTCCAGCAGTGATCACTCCATGTATCTGTGTGTTTTGGACAAATTTTTTGGATTCTCGAACCATTCCTTCTACGTCCTTTGTGGACATAACAATGGCTTCATCTGCAATTTGAAAACCGATAGAAGATGGATTCATATCGGCAACGACCGTATGGAGTCGCATAGTTTTTGCTGTTTGAATGATGGGAACTTGTAACAATCCCCCACCGATAATGAGAATGGTTTTGCCTTCTACCGATTTCAAATGGTAACGCTCTCTGCCTCTAAAACAAAATTCGTTTTTACCTTTCTTGTAATGGAACCTTTTTGAATGATCCCTCCAGCAAGTAGGTAATCACCATTTGTTGGATAAAAGGTCGCTGACTGTCCCGGAGTTACACTTTTTACATCTTCCAAAAATTCAACTTTCCAGGTGTTTCCAAGAGAAGTCACCTTACAATGTACAGGTGCACTTCTGTAACGGATTTGGACTTTCATTTCTTTGGATTCACCCACTTCCATAGGAGTCAAGGCTTGGTAGGTAATTTCTTCTAAAAGGAAAGATTCTGAAACAGTTTCCTCTTCTTCCCCAAGTACAACCGTTCCATCATCTTCTATGGACAAAACATACAATGGATTTTTCCATGCGATCCCAAGACCCTTTCTTTGACCGATCGTAAATCCTTCTTTTCCTTGGTGTTTGCCAATGATTTGTCCAGATGCTAATTTAAAAAAACCTGGAGTGAATTCCATTCCCTTCTTCTTTAAAAAAGCTCTATAATCATTTTCTGGAATAAAACAAATTTCTTGTGATTCCGGTTTTTCAGCCACAGGGAGACCCATTCGTTTTGCAATTTCACGAACCTGTGCTTTGTCCATTTCACCAAGTGGGAAAACCGTATTTTTTATATTTTCTTGGGACAAACCGTACAAATAGTACGCTTGGTTTTTTTTCATATCCACTGCATTGCGAATCGCATAACGCCCATCAACTTCTATGACACGAGCATAATGGCCAGTTGCAATTTTTTCGATTCCCAAAGTTTTGGCTTGTTCGAATAGGGCACCGAACTTAACAAAGGTATTACACTCCACGCAAGGGTTTGGTGTCCTTCCATCTTTATAATCATTAATAAAACGATCGATGACTCGTTCCCCAAACACCTTTTCCATTTTGATTACATAAAACGGAATGTTTAAAGAAAGACCTACATCGCGAGCATCACGAATGTCTTCTGGAGAACAGCAGGATTTTTTTGTGGTATCGCAGGCAGGGGCTTCATATTCCCAAGTGCGTAGGTTGACCCCGATGACGTCGTAACCTGCTTCCATCAGAAGCCCTGCGGCTACCGCACTATCTACCCCACCACTCATCGCTACTATGATTTTTTCTTTTTCTTTCACCTTAGTTTTTGAAACGAACAATACCCACACGATTCCGAAAGAAGTCCCAAAACAAGGGACGAGTCCGGAGAGTGTTTAGACCGATCACCCAAACCTCTTCCCTATCCTTGTCCCCTGGCAAATGGAAATTCTCAAGTGAAATTCCTGTGAGATATTGGACTTGTTTATATTCTTCCCGAATCCCCGATTGAGTCACTAGATAGAGAGGAGATGCCGATTCCCTATGGTTTGCCATTTTGATTCTATTTCCTGCAAGAAATACCTTCCTTTCTCCTAGAAACAGGTCATTTGGGCCCTCTGGCAAAAGATTTAGGGAAGCACCCGTGTCTATTTCTGCAAAGGATGTATGGCCTTCGGGATATTCAAATTGCAGAAAGAAAAACCTCCCTTTCTTCTTTGTATTTAGAAATTTAAAATCGGTAGAGAGATATGCACCTGGATGTTCACAGAATGGGGAATCCCGTGGAAACCGTTTCAACTCTTCGCCATACCATAAGATACAATTCTCCGAAAAAAATTCGATTCCGAGGAGTCCTGGAATCGATTTTGGCAAAATTCCTTTGATGTTCTTCAAAGTAAAACTTTGACCACCTAAAGTGAAAGTAGAACTTTCTTCGGGGCCCGCTGATTCATAAAAACTCAGCTCAGACCCAGTATCCCATAAAAAAGAATCATCACCCTGATTGGATTTGATACCCGAAAGCAGAAGATGAGTCCCTGTATCGATTACGGTGATATTGGTATGAGGAGGTAGAGTTTTGGATGTAGGAAACTGATACGAAACAGAAGTTTGGCGGGATGGAATGGGGCTAGGTTGACAAGCCCCAAAATAAGTTAAAAATACTACTAAACTAACTTTTTGATACAGCGAGAGTTTGTGCATCTGGTATAGTCTACGATACAATCCCGGTATTCAATCCCGGTAATTGTATCCTTTGTCTTGTATTCAATAAAACAAGAGTATGGTTGAAAATCATACGAGGAAAGACCCAAGGCCCGGTTGCGAATGGATTCGTAGACATCAGAAGGAACCGATGGGGAAAGGTCATTGAGTAAGTATGCTGGCTCTGCCATACTCTACCCATCGGCAAATTTCCTAATCTTTATAACAAATTGTGCGGTTTCTACCAGAATGTTTTGCCTGATAGAGTGCTTTATCCGCTCTTTCGATCAAATCCTTATTGTTTCGATCGGTTGGTCGGAAACTTGATACCCCAACAGACAAAGTCACTTTTAGATCGGATCCATCATTTGGATTTTTGACCACCATGGATTCAACTGCTTTACGAATCTCTTCTCCCTTTGCCATGGCTTCTTCTTCTGAAGCTCCAGGCATTACCAGACAAAACTCTTCCCCACCATACCGAGCCGGGATATGATGTCGT
This genomic stretch from Leptospira meyeri harbors:
- a CDS encoding alpha-hydroxy-acid oxidizing protein, which encodes MKSVEGKTILIIGGGLLQVPIIQTAKTMRLHTVVADMNPSSIGFQIADEAIVMSTKDVEGMVRESKKFVQNTQIHGVITAGTDASMTVAAVASALQLPGIRFVDAEAASNKVKMRQRLKEFGMPIPRFAAVWSLQDAKDALDSLTFPLVMKPADNMGARGVIKVNHKDDLTNAFRHAKKFCPTGELILEEYMEGPELSVDALAFQGQIRMTGIADRIIEREPYFIEVGHNMPSAMPKEVLDEVERVMAGGMRALGIHLGAGKGDIKVTKEGVKIGEIAARLSGGFMSAFTYPLSTGVNLNRAALLISLGETPDNLDPVISRVSIERSLLSKPGKLVSIGGVEETKKIDGVSEVFIQSKPGDIIKEPTNNIDKSGHVIIVADNLKEANLVFEKVKETIRFEVDEQFSITEKEIGDQARIRFGKDICWVCKQCDGSNCASGIPGMGGVGRMDTFHDNSVALSEYSIVPGYIRNHVFPEIQTQFLGYDLKTPIMAAPMTGVGTNMNFVMTDADYANLVVRSFVQNGSLAWLGDGASPEKYKIMLEALKKASGKGIFICKPREDESMLVDRFKQAEADGVFALGMDIDAVNFKTMVQKNLSSITRPLERLIKLKEKTKLPFILKGVMNPEDAKLALEGGFSAIVVSNHGGRVLDGMPGTARVLPKIAEAVKGKIPLLVDGGIRSGMDVFKMLALGADAVLLGRPVAISLVGGEEAGIRFLLQKYSEELKQSMSVTGAKTLVDIKRTMLLHKLHG
- the mnmA gene encoding tRNA 2-thiouridine(34) synthase MnmA, which codes for MKEKEKIIVAMSGGVDSAVAAGLLMEAGYDVIGVNLRTWEYEAPACDTTKKSCCSPEDIRDARDVGLSLNIPFYVIKMEKVFGERVIDRFINDYKDGRTPNPCVECNTFVKFGALFEQAKTLGIEKIATGHYARVIEVDGRYAIRNAVDMKKNQAYYLYGLSQENIKNTVFPLGEMDKAQVREIAKRMGLPVAEKPESQEICFIPENDYRAFLKKKGMEFTPGFFKLASGQIIGKHQGKEGFTIGQRKGLGIAWKNPLYVLSIEDDGTVVLGEEEETVSESFLLEEITYQALTPMEVGESKEMKVQIRYRSAPVHCKVTSLGNTWKVEFLEDVKSVTPGQSATFYPTNGDYLLAGGIIQKGSITRKVKTNFVLEAESVTI